In Fusarium fujikuroi IMI 58289 draft genome, chromosome FFUJ_chr08, one genomic interval encodes:
- a CDS encoding related to immune-responsive protein 1 — MATKALATWALALQFGNLTDPIVDIAVKSVYNWAGCAIGGYALPPAGIAYEASAPFIAAGGNSSIFGTGKYVDVKTAALINGIASHADDYDDTHRDNPIHPSGPVLSALFAVAEWMAPVSGEEFLAAFVAGVEAECKIGVAVFPEHYNVGWHITTTVGSVGSAVAVGKLLGLDTKQMQRAISIASVQVIGMHESFGTDTKPFHVGAAAQAGLQSALLAKSGFGGSLEGLEAKRGWSHVVSTRENLTAEISTLGDVWEISRNTFKPYPCDRIIHAAIDGWIQIHNKAVKDGLDVNKIANVTARTHPRVLFLTDDPKPETGLQGKFSVYHAAAVAILFGEATPTQFTDEAVQNKTVIDLRQKVNVTSDDKVSEHEAFVAVEFESGKKLEVHVEHTIGSYENPLDEKFLHTKFLDHVGNQIGEVRAKKALSAFAGIANMTDVGQIAQEFKE, encoded by the exons ATGGCTACCAAGGCTCTAGCAACATGGGCTCTAGCCCTTCAGTTTGGCAACCTAACCGACCCAATCGTCGACATAGCCGTCAAGAGCGTCTATAACTGGGCCGGCTGTGCTATCGGCGGCTACGCTCTACCCCCAGCAGGTATTGCGTACGAGGCCAGTGCTCCCTTCATCGCAGCCGGTGGAAACTCTTCCATCTTTGGGACTGGGAAGTACGTTGATGTTAAGACCGCAGCTCTCATCAACGGTATTGCCTCTCACGCTGATGACTATGATGATACCCACCGGGATAACCCTATTCACCCCTCTGGGCCTGTACTGTCTGCTCTCTTTGCTGTTGCGGAGTGGATGGCACCTGTGTCAGGCGAAGAATTCTTGGCTGCCTTCgttgctggtgttgaagcgGAGTGCAAAATTGGTGTTGCTGTTTTTCCGGAGCATTATAATGTTGGATGGC ACATCACTACCACTGTTGGCTCGGTCGGCTCAGCTGTTGCCGTCGGAAAGCTCCTCGGACTTGACACTAAGCAAATGCAGAGAGCTATCAGCATAGCCTCCGTTCAAGTCATAGGGATGCATGAGTCTTTTGGCACAGACACCAAGCCTTTCCACGTTGGAGCCGCAGCACAAGCAGGTCTCCAGTCGGCTTTGCTCGCTAAGAGTGGCTTTGGCGGATCCCTTGAAGGCTTAGAAGCTAAGAGGGGTTGGTCTCATGTTGTCAGCACTCGTGAGAATCTGACTGCTGAGATCTCCAcccttggtgatgtttggGAGATCTCTAGGAACACGTTCAAACCGTACCCATGCGACAGGATCATCCACGCTGCCATCGATGGCTGGATTCAGATCCACAATAAGGCAGTGAAAGACGGTCTCGACGtcaacaagatcgccaaTGTCACGGCCCGTACTCACCCCCGCGTTTTGTTCCTGACGGATGACCCCAAGCCCGAGACAGGTCTGCAGGGCAAGTTCAGCGTCTATCATGCTGCCGCTGTAGCAATTCTTTTCGGCGAAGCAACCCCAACCCAGTTCACCGATGAGGCTGTTCAGAACAAAACTGTCATCGACCTCCGCCAGAAGGTCAATGTCACAAGTGATGACAAGGTTAGTGAGCATGAGGCGTTTGTAGCTGTTGAGTTTGAGAGTGGAAAAAAACTCGAGGTCCATGTTGAGCACACGATCGGTAGCTATGAGAATCCTCTGGATGAGAAGTTCCTCCATACCAAGTTCTTGGATCATGTTGGTAACCAGATTGGAGAGGTTCGGGCGAAGAAGGCTTTGAGCGCTTTCGCGGGTATCGCCAACATGACAGATGTCGGTCAGATTGCTCAAGAGTTCAAGGAGTAA
- a CDS encoding related to DAL5-allantoate and ureidosuccinate permease, with protein sequence MSDTPKPIVESPPSVEAIEDSELKGGRNDMGVHDRENAVGYSEYLEARDIEFSDAEAKKLRWKLDLVILPMFLMTQALQFMDKTSLNYANLFGYQDALGLKGNQFNYLSAMVYAGYFFGQYPCGWLIGRFPAQKVMAISVFLWGLMVIIMTQSRDYSSALAVRFIMGVFEAAVTPGLTLMTGFWYTRREIPLRQCIWYSSLGWGGIVGSYISMGVSKLPVDLKPERWELIFYILGGATCLWAFVIWFLLPDSPSNARFLNHRERLIAVKRVASNETGIKNKAFDKDQVVLGFTDPKTLLLFTSVFAAAIPNGVVNSFSTIIIRDMGFSTTRTTQLKSVGDAVQIIGLIIGGSIILNVPNSRLLTATVANMLCTISAACMAYLPRDNTWGRLVCFWLVNTQSVGFTVSLTTISSNMAGYTHRSLASALVFTAYCWGNFAGPFVVKKSEAPHFTGATIGLLVGYAIKFCCHLGLLVYMYLINRHRNKTYGAPDKERSNEAGMRDQTEFENKDFRYVL encoded by the exons ATGTCGGACACGCCTAAGCCTATCGTTGAGTCACCCCCTAGTGTTGAGGCCATTGAGGACTCGGAGCTCAAGGGCGGTCGAAACGACATGGGCGTTCATGACCGAGAGAATGCTGTTGGTTACAGCGAGTACCTTGAAGCTCGCGACATTGAGTTCTCAGATGCTGAG GCAAAGAAATTGCGATGGAAACTCGATCTCGTTATCCTCCCCATGTTTCTCATGACTCAAGCGCTTCAGTTCATGGATAAAACCTCTCTCAACTATGCCAACCTCTTCGGATATCAGGACGCTCTTGGCCTCAAAGGCAACCAATTCAACTACCTTTCTGCAA TGGTCTATGCTGGTTATTTCTTTGGCCAATATCCTTGCGGATGGCTCATTGGTCGCTTCCCTGCGCAAAAGGTCATGGCTATCAGCGTCTTCCTGTGGGGTCTCatggtcatcatcatgactcAGAGTCGCGACTATTCCAGTGCTCTGGCAGTGCGGTTCATCATGGGTGTATTTGAGGCTGCTGTTACGCCTGGGTTGACACTAATGACTGGTTTCTGGTACACCCGACGAGAGATCCCACTTCGCCAGTGTATTTGGTACTCGTCTCTGGGTTGGGGTGGCATT GTTGGTTCATACATCTCCATGGGAGTCTCCAAGCTTCCCGTCGACCTCAAGCCTGAGCGATGGGAGCTGATATTCTACATC CTCGGTGGCGCCACTTGTCTTTGGGCTTTTGTCATCTGGTTCCTCCTCCCCGATTCGCCTTCCAACGCACGATTCCTCAACCACCGAGAGCGTCTCATTGCAGTCAAGAGAGTCGCATCCAATGAGACGGGTATCAAGAATAAAGCATTCGATAAGGATCAGGTCGTCCTTGGCTTCACTGATCCCAAGACCCTTCTGCTCTTTACCTCGGTCTTTGCTGC CGCCATCCCTAATGGTGTTGTCAACTCCTTCTCgaccatcatcatccgcGACATGGGATTTAGCACCACCAGAACTACTCAGCTAAAGTCCGTTGGAGATGCTGTCCAGATCATCGGCTTGATCATTGGTGGAAGCATCATTCTCAATGTTCCCAACT CTCGTCTACTCACTGCTACGGTTGCCAACATGCTTTGCACAATCTCTGCTGCTTGCATGGCCTACCTCCCCCGCGATAACACTTGGGGCCGACTTGTATGCTTCTGGCTGGTCAACACCCAGTCTGTTGGCTTCACTGTGTCTCTGACCACCATTTCCTCCAACATGGCTGGCTACACTCATAGATCTCTTGCTAGTGCTCTGGTCTT TACTGCATATTGCTGGGGCAACTTTGCCGGTCCCTTCGTCGTGAAGAAGTCCGAGGCTCCTCACTTCACTGGTGCCACTATTGGACTTCTAGTAGGCTACGCTATCAAGTTCTGTTGCCACCTGGGCCTTCTTG TGTATATGTATCTTATCAACAGACACCGTAACAAGACCTACGGTGCGCCCGATAAGGAGCGTAGTAACGAGGCTGGTATGCGGGATCAGACAGAGTTTGAGAACAAGGATTTCCGATATGTTCTGTAA
- a CDS encoding related to dienelactone hydrolase codes for MGQSSSKQATSEQYLAKPSGSCCLKGTIHEGESRGTWETIADVETYISKPAPEKANGNILLYFPDVWGMFSNGLLVMDAFADAGYLVLGLDYFRGDPVWKHRKDRHTQNPDFDYEAWKRKHTAFADVAVPKWVAAVKKSYGTNTTKFACVGYCFGAPYVCNELKGDTVTVGAFAHPAFLKEHHFTDLKKPLFLSCSEVDHTFDVPSRRRALDILQTNKKVFHYQVFSGVEHGFALRGDPKDPYQRWVKEQSLAGIVAWFNYWLSQ; via the exons ATGGGGCAGTCATCATCGAAACAAGCCACCAGCGAGCAATACCTTGCTAAACCAAGTGGTAGCTGCTGTCTTAAAGGCACGATCCATGAGGGCGAGTCAAGAGGGACTTGGGAAACCATCGCAGACGTCGAAACATACATCTCAAAACCAGCACCAGAAAAGGCAAATGGAAACATCCTACTGTACTTTCCAGATGTATGGGGCATGTTCTCCAATGGGCTGTTAGTCATGGATGCTTTCGCAGATGCAGGCTATCTAGTCTTGGGGCTCGACTACTTCCGTGGG GACCCTGTTTGGAAGCATCGCAAAGACCGGCATACCCAGAATCCTGACTTTGACTACGAAGCCTGGAAGCGCAAGCACACTGCCTTTGCGGATGTCGCTGTTCCCAAATGGGTGGCTGCTGTGAAGAAGAGCTATGGAACAAACACAACAAAGTTTGCTTGTGTCGGCTACTGCTTCGGAGCGCCTTACGTGTGCAATGAGCTGAAAGGTGATACGGTAACAGTTGGCGCTTTTGCTCATCCAGCGTTCCTCAAGGAACATCATTTTACAGATCTCAAGA agcCTTTATTTCTCTCATGCTCGGAAGTTGATCACACGTTTGATGTGCCGTCCCGGCGTCGCGCGCTGGATATTCTACAGACCAACAAGAAAGTCTTTCACTATCAAGTATTTTCTGGTGTTGAGCACGGATTTGCTCTGAGAGGTGATCCCAAAGATCCTTACCAGC GATGGGTAAAGGAACAGAGCCTGGCAGGTATCGTAGCATGGTTCAATTATTGGTTGTCGCAATAG